One Glycine max cultivar Williams 82 chromosome 8, Glycine_max_v4.0, whole genome shotgun sequence genomic window, TTCTGGCTGCTTGCTCCTTGCAAACATTCTCCAGCTCCTTCTCTTTCTTGATGCTTTTTGCTATTACATTCTCCAAATGCTTAAAGGGAGAAAATGGAGAAATGAGGTCACACGACAAGAAACAgtatttaaaaagatatttgaGAAAATTAAATCAGAACATACTCTTGGAATTTTATCTGTCACTTCATCAGGATTTCCCGCTTGGACCTCACTGGAATCCTGATTTGATATTTTCATCTGGCAAGATGCACAAAGGAAAGCAGCAGTTACTTCATCACTGGAAGGTTTCTGTCGCATTGTTTGGTCACAAGATTCAGCCTTGTCAATGTCTAGACATGGTGTCAAAGTTAAGTGCTCAAAGGAGAAGGAAGTTGAAGATTTGCTCAATGCTGAGTTCTGCTGGTGATAGTCAATAATCTGTAATCCCTTCTGAAGGCTTGCTGCCAAGGACTTGGCCTTGCTAGACTGTAATGAGGATTGCACATGCTCACCCTGTTTATATGGCTTGCTTAACACATTGTTACTGAATGTTGAACTCTCAGCCACATTGTTCCAACTTCCCAGATAACTTGACGAAATAGCCACActtttcctttgagttttgcTGAATTTTGGAGACTCAGACAACTGTGGTCCAATAAGTGTTGGAGAATGATTGCATGAATTGACTGAAATACTATCTCTGAGTGAAGATTCAGTTTCCCTTGAGGGGTTGCTCAATGTTTCTCCACAGTATACCTCAGCATTTTTAACTTCATCACCACTGGTGATGGTGTCTGCATCACAATTTTCCTCATCAGAATAAAACTGGACACAATCTTCATCAACAGATATATCCTTTGGATTCCCTTCAGATGAATTATCCAATTCATCAATTTGCTGGCGTAATTGCCTTATGTCATCCTCATTGACATTTACATGTTCATTGGTATCACTATCTATGTTAGATAGGAGAAGAGAGCGGTTTAAGCTGACTCTCATCTGATTCAGGCTTTCCCGCACATTATGTCCTTGGAAGTATCCATCTTTACTCCCAGCTGAGCTATGAACATCAGCCTTTGCTCTAATAAGTTCTTCCTAAACCATAGAAAACACATTGTAATTCAAAGATTTGCATAAGTTTAATCTTTCAATAACTACTACCAGTAACAAGTCCAGGAATATACCTTCAAGTGTCGGATATTATTACTCAAATCAACATCAGCCTCCTTTAGTACATTGATAACTGGCTCATTTCTAATGGATCTTACTTGCTCCCCAAATCTGAGTGTGTGCAGTGTTGCATCATTACTCCTACAATCAACAAACACAATCTTTATTTCCAAAACTCAAAAATACCCTCCCACTACTCTCTACACATGAACAAATTATGGTTTCAATCCAGGTAATATATACTTGTTATCAGGGGAGATGGAACATATCACCGAGAGTTTGGCATTTCCACCAAGTGATCCATGTAGTAAGCGTGTTAAACAGGAGTCGCTGTGTGGAATGTCTTCATTTTTTCCAGACTGAGATTTGTTAGTTAGAGCATCCACTAAATGCCTACACCAATGAAATATAAAAGTGGTTacaaatagaaaacaatcataGTCATGGACTTGGCCATTAATTAGTGATAGAAGCAACTTGCTCAGAAGTACCAGGACCAGGATATTGtttttcaaagaataaaaaaattaccacaGCAATATATAGAATTATCTGGCATAGTAAAATAAGAAGAGTaatgtgttatttttatctttcaaccTACATAACAGCAAAACCCATCCAATCAGGCTGCAGAAATTATAAATCAGAACTAAGGGTCTGCTTGTCAGAGCTTGTTTACAACTTATTTAGGCTTATCTTCTGACATAAAGCACTTGTGTGAGTGAGTATTTGGGAGAACTTATGAAAATAGCTTATGATGTGTCCGTAAGTTATTTTCAGCTTATTTCAACAAAATCTTCAATATAGCTTATAAAAACAACTTACAGCTTATATGGAAATTGTTTAACCCTATTATCTTTTCAATTACAGAACTAGAAACAACTTATACATAAGCACTTACATGATAAGCACTTCAACAAGtacttaatcttttttttaggCTTCAATAAGTACTTAATAACTTGTTTACCCAAACAAACTCTAAGAAGTAATTTAGTCATGGCATCTTACTCAAGCTGAGATAATGATTTATCTACATGTCCGCTTGCCCTTGGACATTGGCTACCTCCATCATCAACTTCATCCCTATCCAGTCCAGCAAGATCAATAAGGCTGATTCGGCTAGTCTTTGAGGTACTTAAACTTTTTGCGGTTCCCTGCAACATCAGTTTACGAAAATCATGTTTAGCAACAGAACTAAcgaaaaaatttaacaatataaACCTGCCTTCAATCTTAGGAAAACAACAGTTTCCATACACAACTGCTGGTAATGTTGGGTAGAATCACAAAATTTGACAGTACCTTACACAAAGACTCAATGAcaaatgtgaaaattatatgTGATCTAGAGCTATTAGAATTTAAGCTCATTGCTCCATTTTTTCTCCTTGAAAGACCCTGCAGCATACATAAAAAACTCAACTTAGCTGATAAGATTAGAAATGAACAGCAGTCATTAATGGACAAGTGCATACAATTGCTTGACCAAAAGTATTAGCTAACAAAAAAAAGATTTCAGCTTCACATAAATTGCATTATAAATATCTAGCTTCAACAAAATATATGCTTTGATGGTTCCCTACCTTGACCAGAATTTGTGCCACATCATCATAGTTAGTGATGTATTCCTCAATCAGATTCTCAATATATGGTGCATTGCTGGAATCATCCTTCATCTACAATCATTTGCACCAagtcataattataattaataagcatGAAGCAACTAGAAACAGAAGATAGCATAGAGGATAGCATCATATGCCTACCTCAAGGTTCTCCTGGATAGGATTGAGTAAATTCCCAATTCGCTCATTGTATATCTGTTTTAAAACACAGAACGAAAGTAGAAGGAAGAAACTCATTAGCAGCATTAAGGGACAAGCTCATTGCTATTTCAGGAAGCTTTATAAAGAAATTCAAGTTCAAATTTACCTCAAGAAATGAACAACGGCATTGATAGTTGAACTGTTTCTGATCTGACACAAGCCTCTCCTGATATTGTAATTCAAACTCaatcattcaaaattaaaaaaacacatatgAAAAATTACTAGAATTAGTAATTAAAGTTGGAAATAGAACATACTCTCTCAAGCTCAGAAAATAACATTCTGAAGATCCGAGGAACAATTCCCTGTTGACTAGATCGCGAGGACTCACCAACCATGGCACTTGGGGGACCCCACATTGTATAAGTCTTTCCACTTCCAGACTAGAAAGGAAGTACAACAcaagtgaaaatggaaaataacCCTCAATATTCCATCAAAAGTGTAACACATATTGTCactaagaacataaaaaatatagtaagcATCAAAATGTAGTAATGTACCTGGCCATATGACAGAATTGTAGTGTTGTAACCAGCTAAAGCATTTCTAACCAAGGGAACACCCACTGACTGAAAAACATCCTCCTGAACATACAGCAGCTCACAAATCACATTCATCATACGTAAACCAAGCAAAAAAGTACAACATTGGTAAAGTCCTCATTCCCTCATTATAGCAGCAAACTAATGTAATTTCAAATTACCCTTTTTCTTACATCAAGCAAAATAGTTGAAGATTCAAAACACAAATCACAATTACACAGTGAAGTGAAGTTCATACCTGATTGGAGTTGGCatctaaaacttcatcaaacgTGAACTTTCTGTCCCCAGCACACAAGGCATCTGAAGAAACCTTCTTAATTTGCGAATCTCCCTCTTTTCCATTACTATTTTCAGGCCTAATTCTCACCACAACCTGCtccaaaacaacaaaacatatcataagccaaaataaaattttttacacCCTCGTTTCTGGGGTTTCAGACTACAGCTTGAATATTGAAATGCGACCCAAAAGAAAGCAAATTGTGAACTTGCCTTCAC contains:
- the LOC100817066 gene encoding kinesin-like protein KIN-12F, translating into MRQKTNNAGSSGFLGSISSNFLRSISSSNRKPTSSSSSNPKPPNSDAENTPPTTHPNIPLNIHHQSKPNDPFSHSDSHVKVVVRIRPENSNGKEGDSQIKKVSSDALCAGDRKFTFDEVLDANSNQEDVFQSVGVPLVRNALAGYNTTILSYGQSGSGKTYTMWGPPSAMVGESSRSSQQGIVPRIFRMLFSELERERLVSDQKQFNYQCRCSFLEIYNERIGNLLNPIQENLEMKDDSSNAPYIENLIEEYITNYDDVAQILVKGLSRRKNGAMSLNSNSSRSHIIFTFVIESLCKGTAKSLSTSKTSRISLIDLAGLDRDEVDDGGSQCPRASGHVDKSLSQLEHLVDALTNKSQSGKNEDIPHSDSCLTRLLHGSLGGNAKLSVICSISPDNKSNDATLHTLRFGEQVRSIRNEPVINVLKEADVDLSNNIRHLKEELIRAKADVHSSAGSKDGYFQGHNVRESLNQMRVSLNRSLLLSNIDSDTNEHVNVNEDDIRQLRQQIDELDNSSEGNPKDISVDEDCVQFYSDEENCDADTITSGDEVKNAEVYCGETLSNPSRETESSLRDSISVNSCNHSPTLIGPQLSESPKFSKTQRKSVAISSSYLGSWNNVAESSTFSNNVLSKPYKQGEHVQSSLQSSKAKSLAASLQKGLQIIDYHQQNSALSKSSTSFSFEHLTLTPCLDIDKAESCDQTMRQKPSSDEVTAAFLCASCQMKISNQDSSEVQAGNPDEVTDKIPRHLENVIAKSIKKEKELENVCKEQAARIEQLNQLVEKLKGEKELDSIIMYNSMKDEEKLLRGISSSGHLPCIIEEKCEIKEIQEELAQRGVSFDSNEKESLLKEIQNLRSKLQLFSDAQVKKSTDKLRSSLVSRSIQLQKSGVFSYENGNEDLDNERQRWTEMESEWICLTDELRADLESYRQRTDRLEMELKLEKSSSVEMDDALKRAVMGHARMVEHYADLQEKYDDLVTKHDAIMEGIAEVKKAAAKASKKGHARFAKSLSAELSALRVERERESKLLKKENQSLKIQLRDTAEAVQAAGELLVRLREAEHAAAVAEENFANVQQDNENMKMQIEKLKRKHKTEINTMKQYITESKLPESALQPLYKEDSDGAHNATFSYTYDDQAWRAEFGAIYQEHF